The Henckelia pumila isolate YLH828 chromosome 2, ASM3356847v2, whole genome shotgun sequence genome includes a window with the following:
- the LOC140877673 gene encoding uncharacterized protein — MDDKGPDRVALEIRNGQNCDEIKQYVDGRWICAPKALWRIFSFDYNDDKSKTILTEFFKMNCDSQLTEKYLYREFPQYYTWIKAKKSGFVEEAEIKWWEEYMSCLHLKAADIREILQQDDYVHQCMQEAFSVRMSSSLRRLFLSILVLCEPVKFRELWDEFHPYMYEY, encoded by the exons ATGGATGACAAAGGTCCTGATCGGGTCGCCCTAGAGATACGCAATGGGCAAAACTGTGATGAAATCAAACAATACGTGGATGGAAGGTGGATTTGTGCACCTAAAGCTTTGTGGAGAATTTTCTCTTTCGACTATA ATGATGATAAATCTAAGACAATTCTTACTGAGTTTTTCAAAATGAACTGTGATTCTCAGTTGACTGAAAAGTATTTATATAGAGAATTTCCACAATATTACACATGGATAAAAGCGAAAAAAAGTGGATTTGTCGAAGAAGCAGAAATAAAGTGGTGGGAAGAATATATGTCATGTCTCCATCTGAAG GCTGCTGATATTAGGGAAATTTTGCAACAAGATGATTATGTTCACCAATGTATGCAAGAAGCATTTTCTGTTAGAATGTCGTCTTCTCTAAGAAGGTTATTTTTGTCCATATTGGTGCTCTGTGAACCTGTAAAATTTCGAGAACTCTGGGATGAGTTCCATCCTTATATGTATGAATATTAA